A section of the Pseudanabaena mucicola str. Chao 1806 genome encodes:
- a CDS encoding cofactor assembly of complex C subunit B: MPVTIPTIYSTLLLTILLFLGLISFLRGSIRDRTTDVLFNVVQLTDDRLLMQVRDHFQQRAYKVVEIDPERDVAILLGQVRPSIFLAVFLTILAAIGLTCFGLVLGVLIPDLENLWLWLIIASPIAGWFYWRGVPREQKVSLQLLADGKLKVRAHKDEIAELQRSLNLEKIE; encoded by the coding sequence ATGCCTGTCACTATTCCTACAATATATTCCACACTCCTCTTAACAATTCTACTGTTTTTGGGATTGATTTCTTTCTTACGAGGTTCGATTCGTGATCGCACTACCGATGTGCTTTTTAATGTTGTTCAACTTACGGATGATCGCCTATTAATGCAAGTCCGTGATCATTTCCAGCAAAGAGCTTATAAAGTTGTGGAGATCGATCCAGAACGGGATGTGGCGATTTTGTTGGGTCAAGTTAGACCGAGTATTTTCCTAGCCGTATTTTTGACAATATTGGCAGCAATTGGTTTAACTTGTTTCGGCTTAGTTTTGGGGGTTTTAATTCCTGATTTAGAAAATCTCTGGTTGTGGTTGATCATTGCATCACCGATCGCAGGTTGGTTTTATTGGCGTGGTGTTCCCCGTGAGCAGAAGGTGAGCTTGCAACTTCTAGCTGATGGCAAACTAAAAGTACGTGCTCATAAGGACGAGATTGCCGAGTTACAGCGATCGCTCAATCTCGAAAAAATCGAATAG
- a CDS encoding ATP-dependent Clp protease ATP-binding subunit, producing MFERFTEKAIKVIMLAQEEARRLGHNFVGTEQILLGLIGEGTGVAAKVLKSMGVNLKDARIEVEKIIGRGSGFVAVEIPFTPRAKRVLELSLEEARQLGHNYIGTEHLLLGLIREGEGVAARVLENLGVDLSKVRTQVIRMLGETAEVSAGGGSSGRTKTPTLDEFGSNLTQLAQDGKLDPVVGREKEIERVIQILGRRTKNNPVLIGEPGVGKTAIAEGLAQRISNSDIPDILQEKRVVTLDIGLLVAGTKYRGEFEERLKKIMEEIRTAGNVILVIDEVHTLIGAGAAEGAIDAANILKPALARGELQCIGATTLDEYRKHIERDAALERRFQPVMVGEPSVEETIEILIGLRQRYEEHHKLKIDDEALVAAARLSDRYISDRFLPDKAIDLIDEAGSRVRLINSQLPPAAKDLDKELRQTLKDKDDAVRKQDFDKAAELRDKEIDLKQQIRALSQTKKTETPTEDAPEIRVTEEDIAYIVSSWTGVPVLKITESESVKLMQMEETLHSRVIGQDEAVKAISRAIRRARVGLKSPNRPIASFIFSGPTGVGKTELTKALASYFFGSEEAMIRLDMSEYMERHTVSKLIGSPPGYVGYNEGGQLTEAVRRRPYTVVLFDEIEKAHPDVFNLLLQVLEDGRLTDSKGRTVDFKNTLLIMTSNVGSKVIEKGGGGLGFDFAASQEDALYTRIRSLVNEELKQYFRPEFLNRLDEIIVFRQLTKPEVKEIADLMLNEFFKRMLDKNIVLTVTERFKDLLVQEGYNPSYGARPLRRAIMRLLEDSLAEEILTGKVREGASVQVDVDDDGKVKVIEQEALSGSDINLQLLPSA from the coding sequence ATGTTTGAACGCTTTACAGAAAAAGCAATTAAAGTCATCATGCTGGCTCAAGAGGAAGCTCGCCGCCTCGGTCATAACTTTGTCGGCACAGAGCAAATCCTATTGGGTCTAATCGGAGAAGGAACTGGCGTTGCCGCCAAAGTACTTAAGTCCATGGGTGTCAACCTCAAAGATGCCCGCATCGAGGTTGAGAAAATCATCGGACGCGGCTCTGGTTTTGTCGCAGTTGAAATACCTTTCACGCCTCGCGCCAAAAGAGTCCTAGAGTTGTCGTTAGAAGAAGCCCGCCAGTTAGGACACAACTATATCGGTACTGAGCATTTATTGCTAGGACTGATTCGCGAAGGCGAAGGTGTTGCCGCGAGAGTTTTAGAAAATCTCGGGGTGGATCTCTCCAAGGTTCGCACCCAAGTCATCAGAATGCTCGGTGAGACTGCCGAAGTATCCGCAGGTGGCGGATCATCGGGGCGAACCAAAACGCCTACCCTTGACGAATTTGGCTCGAATCTGACTCAGCTAGCCCAAGATGGCAAACTCGATCCTGTTGTGGGTCGTGAAAAAGAAATTGAACGAGTAATCCAGATCCTCGGTCGCCGCACCAAAAACAATCCTGTTTTGATCGGTGAACCAGGTGTGGGTAAAACCGCGATCGCTGAAGGTTTGGCACAGCGCATCTCCAACAGTGACATCCCCGATATTTTGCAAGAAAAGCGGGTTGTCACCCTCGATATCGGCTTGCTCGTTGCGGGTACAAAATACCGTGGTGAATTTGAGGAACGCCTCAAGAAAATCATGGAAGAAATCCGCACGGCTGGCAATGTGATCTTGGTAATTGATGAAGTCCATACCTTGATCGGTGCTGGTGCTGCCGAAGGCGCGATCGATGCCGCCAATATCTTGAAGCCTGCTCTCGCTCGTGGCGAATTGCAATGCATCGGCGCAACCACCCTTGACGAATATCGTAAGCACATTGAGCGTGATGCCGCCCTTGAACGCCGATTCCAACCCGTCATGGTCGGTGAGCCTAGCGTTGAAGAAACCATCGAAATCTTAATCGGTTTGCGTCAGCGTTACGAAGAACACCACAAGCTCAAGATCGACGACGAAGCCCTTGTTGCCGCCGCAAGATTGTCTGATCGCTACATCAGTGATCGCTTCTTACCTGACAAAGCGATCGACTTGATCGACGAAGCGGGTTCTCGCGTACGCCTGATTAACTCGCAGTTGCCTCCTGCCGCCAAAGACCTTGATAAAGAATTGCGTCAAACCCTCAAAGATAAGGATGATGCCGTTCGCAAGCAAGACTTTGACAAAGCAGCAGAATTGCGTGATAAGGAAATCGACCTCAAGCAACAAATTCGCGCCCTTAGCCAAACTAAGAAAACCGAAACTCCTACCGAAGATGCTCCTGAAATTCGTGTCACCGAAGAGGACATCGCTTATATCGTCAGTTCTTGGACTGGCGTACCCGTCCTCAAGATCACCGAATCAGAGTCCGTCAAGCTCATGCAGATGGAAGAAACCCTGCATAGCCGTGTCATCGGTCAGGATGAAGCAGTTAAAGCAATTTCCCGTGCAATCCGTCGCGCCCGTGTCGGTCTGAAGAGTCCGAACCGCCCGATCGCTAGCTTTATCTTCTCTGGTCCAACAGGCGTTGGTAAGACTGAGCTAACCAAGGCACTTGCATCCTATTTCTTCGGTTCTGAAGAGGCAATGATCCGCCTTGACATGTCCGAATATATGGAGCGTCACACCGTATCCAAGCTGATCGGTTCACCTCCTGGATATGTCGGCTACAACGAAGGTGGTCAGCTTACCGAAGCCGTCCGTCGTCGTCCCTACACCGTCGTACTGTTCGACGAAATCGAAAAGGCTCACCCCGATGTCTTCAACTTGCTGTTGCAAGTCCTTGAAGATGGTCGCCTAACTGACTCGAAGGGGCGCACCGTTGACTTCAAGAACACCCTGCTGATCATGACCTCTAACGTTGGTTCTAAGGTCATTGAAAAGGGAGGTGGTGGACTCGGCTTTGACTTCGCGGCTAGCCAAGAGGATGCGCTTTATACCCGCATTCGCTCCCTAGTTAACGAAGAACTGAAGCAGTACTTCCGTCCAGAGTTCCTCAACCGTCTTGATGAAATCATTGTCTTCCGTCAGTTGACCAAGCCCGAAGTCAAGGAGATCGCTGATCTCATGCTCAACGAGTTCTTCAAGCGGATGCTTGACAAGAACATTGTTCTGACCGTGACTGAGCGCTTCAAGGATCTGTTAGTCCAAGAAGGCTATAATCCCAGCTATGGCGCACGTCCACTACGTCGAGCGATCATGCGCTTGCTCGAAGATTCTCTTGCTGAAGAGATCTTGACGGGTAAAGTCCGTGAGGGTGCATCGGTACAGGTAGATGTTGATGATGATGGCAAGGTCAAAGTCATTGAACAAGAAGCTTTAAGTGGTTCTGATATCAACCTCCAGCTATTGCCTTCAGCTTAG
- the uppS gene encoding polyprenyl diphosphate synthase, giving the protein MTAKLLQTLPLDLDRQRLPKHVAVIMDGNGRWAKQKGMPRIAGHRQGVDALKDLLRCCKDWGIEALTVYAFSTENWSRPAQEVDFLMVLFERMLRRELDEMCREGVRISFVGDLDSLSHSLRAEIERSQFATANNQAIHFTVAINYGSRREIVKVCRQIAEATQSGEIKPEDIDENLFEQHLYTAGTHNPDLLIRTSGEMRLSNFLLWQMAYTEMYFTNTLWPDFDRREFHRALMDYQERDRRFGKV; this is encoded by the coding sequence ATGACTGCTAAGCTATTGCAAACTTTGCCACTAGATCTAGATCGTCAGCGATTGCCTAAACATGTTGCCGTAATTATGGACGGGAATGGGCGTTGGGCTAAGCAAAAAGGAATGCCCAGAATTGCTGGGCATAGACAGGGGGTTGATGCTCTCAAGGACTTGCTACGCTGTTGCAAAGACTGGGGAATTGAAGCGCTGACAGTCTACGCTTTTTCTACGGAAAATTGGAGTAGACCTGCACAGGAAGTTGATTTCTTGATGGTTTTATTTGAGCGGATGTTGCGCCGTGAATTAGATGAAATGTGTCGTGAAGGGGTGCGGATTTCCTTTGTGGGTGATCTGGATTCTCTGTCCCATTCCTTACGTGCAGAAATCGAGCGATCGCAATTTGCTACGGCAAATAATCAAGCAATTCATTTTACGGTAGCGATTAATTACGGCAGTCGCCGCGAAATCGTGAAAGTCTGTCGCCAAATTGCGGAAGCGACCCAATCAGGGGAAATCAAACCTGAAGATATTGATGAAAATCTATTTGAGCAGCATCTCTATACTGCGGGAACCCATAATCCTGACTTGCTGATTCGCACTAGTGGCGAGATGCGCTTAAGTAATTTCTTGCTCTGGCAAATGGCTTATACCGAGATGTATTTTACCAATACCCTTTGGCCAGATTTCGATCGCCGTGAGTTTCATCGCGCATTGATGGATTATCAAGAGCGGGATCGGCGCTTTGGCAAAGTATAA
- the cdaA gene encoding diadenylate cyclase CdaA yields MQWFANINSIAFIMRAIDILALFGLIYLMLSLSNDRRTLLMVRGIIFLLIASVVSDRLGLRFLNFVLDKLLIGSAVAMAVILQPELRRFLERLGRGDVLSLLQPTTYRRTPTEADSVIEEIIEAVIELSQNRTGALMIIETGEPIDDRDFSVPGVKLNALLSKELLHTIFQTSTLLHDGAILIREDRIVAAGVILPISDRAASREIGTRHRAAMGITDRVRNCFCVVVSEETGSIAIAENGILDRPLASSRLREILETKLGNYRPTPLGRTVPKFNWLWSSVNIKNMVSRKSSEKK; encoded by the coding sequence ATGCAGTGGTTTGCCAATATCAACTCAATTGCATTCATCATGAGGGCGATCGATATCCTTGCACTGTTTGGGTTGATCTATCTCATGCTGTCCCTCAGCAACGATCGGCGCACTTTATTGATGGTGCGGGGCATTATCTTTTTACTGATTGCTAGTGTTGTTAGTGATCGCCTTGGTTTACGATTCCTGAATTTTGTTCTTGATAAATTATTAATTGGCTCTGCTGTAGCCATGGCAGTGATCTTGCAGCCAGAACTGCGGCGGTTTCTCGAACGTCTTGGACGAGGAGATGTGCTTTCCTTACTACAACCAACCACCTATCGACGTACACCTACTGAAGCTGATTCAGTGATTGAGGAAATTATCGAAGCAGTAATCGAGCTATCTCAAAATCGGACAGGTGCATTGATGATTATTGAAACTGGTGAACCGATTGATGATCGCGATTTTTCTGTCCCTGGTGTTAAACTTAATGCCCTATTATCAAAAGAGCTACTGCATACCATTTTTCAAACATCTACACTTTTGCATGATGGGGCAATCTTAATTCGCGAAGATCGGATTGTAGCAGCTGGTGTGATTTTGCCTATTTCAGATCGGGCTGCTTCACGGGAAATTGGCACAAGACACCGAGCCGCTATGGGCATTACTGATCGTGTCAGAAATTGTTTTTGTGTTGTAGTTTCCGAAGAAACAGGTTCGATAGCGATCGCCGAAAATGGCATATTAGATCGTCCTCTCGCCAGCAGTCGGCTCCGAGAAATATTAGAAACTAAACTCGGTAATTATCGTCCAACTCCTTTAGGAAGAACAGTGCCCAAGTTTAATTGGCTCTGGTCAAGTGTGAATATCAAAAATATGGTAAGTCGAAAATCGTCAGAAAAGAAATGA
- the lysA gene encoding diaminopimelate decarboxylase: MTTILNSLRRETVASNSLQSNALSLNSLSPNQQLLPLTAVVNADDHLEIGGCDVVELVRQYGSPLYILDEVSLRTACQQYRDALVKHYQGTSQVLYASKAWSCLAVCAIVASEGLGIDVVSSGEILTAVRAGVSPSLIYFHGNNKSLDELSYALEVGCTIVVDNWHELKTLASLAKEQSISIAFTAPRIMLRLTPGIECHTHEYIRTGHIDSKFGFDPNEIEVVFAFVAGSNLNCIGIHAHIGSQIFELQPHQDIGSVMVQWFKLAGEKYGLNFSELNIGGGLGIRYVESDDPPSIEEWIKAVSAGVTDAFAEAGLALPKLLCEPGRSLVGATCATAYTIGGSKTVPEIRTYLTIDGGMSDNPRPITYQSKYRAVVANQMSAPLSQTVTIAGKHCESGDILIKDIQLPETKAGDTLVVFGTGAYNYSMASNYNRLPKPAAIVVQGGESSLIIKRETRDDLLRQDCLPERLRK; encoded by the coding sequence ATGACTACTATTTTAAATAGTCTAAGACGCGAGACTGTTGCGTCAAATTCACTACAAAGTAACGCTTTGAGTTTAAATAGCTTGTCGCCCAATCAACAACTGTTACCACTAACGGCTGTAGTTAATGCCGATGATCATTTAGAAATTGGTGGTTGCGATGTAGTGGAGTTAGTCCGCCAATATGGTTCGCCACTATATATTTTGGATGAAGTCAGTTTGCGAACTGCTTGTCAGCAATATCGCGATGCTTTGGTCAAGCATTATCAAGGAACCTCTCAAGTTTTATATGCTTCTAAAGCTTGGAGTTGCCTCGCCGTTTGTGCGATTGTTGCATCGGAGGGCTTAGGTATTGATGTGGTTTCTTCTGGTGAAATCCTGACGGCAGTCCGCGCAGGTGTTTCTCCGAGTTTGATTTATTTTCATGGCAACAATAAATCCCTCGATGAACTCAGCTATGCTCTAGAGGTTGGCTGCACAATCGTAGTGGACAATTGGCATGAGTTGAAAACCCTAGCCAGCCTTGCCAAAGAGCAATCGATCTCGATCGCCTTTACCGCCCCAAGGATCATGTTACGCTTAACCCCTGGAATTGAATGTCATACCCATGAATATATCCGAACAGGGCATATTGACAGTAAGTTTGGCTTTGATCCCAATGAAATTGAAGTAGTCTTTGCCTTTGTAGCAGGCTCAAATCTCAACTGCATTGGTATTCATGCCCATATTGGCTCTCAGATTTTTGAATTGCAGCCTCACCAAGATATTGGCAGTGTGATGGTGCAGTGGTTTAAACTTGCGGGCGAAAAGTATGGATTGAATTTCTCCGAGCTAAATATTGGCGGTGGTTTAGGTATTCGTTATGTCGAATCTGATGATCCTCCCAGTATTGAGGAATGGATCAAAGCGGTCAGCGCAGGAGTCACAGATGCTTTTGCTGAAGCAGGCTTAGCCTTGCCGAAATTGCTCTGTGAACCAGGTCGCTCTCTAGTTGGTGCGACCTGTGCCACTGCTTACACAATCGGTGGTAGCAAGACTGTACCTGAGATTCGCACCTATTTGACTATTGATGGTGGAATGTCTGACAATCCTCGTCCGATTACCTATCAGTCCAAATATCGAGCTGTCGTGGCAAACCAGATGAGCGCTCCTCTATCGCAAACTGTGACGATCGCAGGTAAGCATTGCGAATCAGGTGATATTTTAATTAAAGATATTCAGTTGCCTGAAACCAAGGCAGGCGATACTCTAGTTGTATTTGGAACAGGCGCATACAATTACAGCATGGCTTCTAATTACAACCGCTTGCCTAAACCTGCGGCTATAGTTGTCCAAGGCGGCGAATCTAGTTTGATCATCAAGCGTGAAACTCGTGATGATCTATTGCGTCAAGATTGTTTGCCAGAAAGACTACGCAAGTAA
- a CDS encoding GumC family protein — MTEYPKATYAGKYVDDSFKLAKFFRVLRKRWIVIVAVSASVFVGNAYYTFTRTPQYRSSASLLINNSTISISDIQVPGLPGSSLINLGTEIGILRSRPLIEVAVTKIKQSSASSTVKDIDAGTIMSGLEIRPEKDALILRLNYTDSDPKRAREVLNALAQTYVEYSLKDRRTKSSTAIKFIQDKLPQVKQQLDKSALAVTRFRKTYNIVDPETYAAAVFKMREALEVQAQELQIKIAQTQQQYKSLSRQVGKSPDAAISGVILQQDTPYQSLVKQFREVETNYFLERTRFREDHPTVQALKDRRDELYKLLEIRAQSVVGTRGTNITNEPNSPIQQTLATQLFEAQTSLAVNQAQLESIRGAQAEVAKAFSQIPQIQQKYIEIQRKLALDTSTYQKLTEKLEELRISEAQEISSWRILEPPLIPTRPSSPDIEKSLIAGTFIGLTLGILCALLFNRLDQRIREVEEVKEIIDIPLLASVPLTEVASLSAMVSQGILPTSSYYAFKEALSSLALNLRYLGTDNTMKVIAFTSSVPSEGKSTLTYNLATILAALGYKVLLVDADMRKPTVHKLSKLSNKFGLSTALATPSPWQDLVQIADDKGNLHILASGSLPPNPMLLLESTKMTALLQEWRQAYDYVLVDTPPVIGITDAQCLTSKVDTFILVAAINRSTRGGIARALEVLGIARANVSGLLINMIGSSDSEYHYGYYDQYYLNPKGHEEDLEPDSEVTAIKVAKQ; from the coding sequence ATGACTGAATATCCTAAAGCGACCTACGCAGGCAAGTATGTCGATGATTCGTTTAAACTTGCCAAATTCTTCCGAGTACTACGCAAACGTTGGATTGTCATCGTAGCTGTTTCTGCCAGTGTATTTGTTGGCAATGCTTACTATACATTTACCAGAACTCCCCAATATCGATCCAGTGCATCTCTTCTAATTAATAACTCTACGATCTCTATATCTGATATTCAAGTTCCTGGTTTACCGGGTAGCTCATTAATTAATCTTGGTACAGAAATTGGTATTCTCCGAAGCCGACCTCTAATCGAAGTCGCTGTTACCAAGATAAAACAGTCCTCTGCTAGTAGCACAGTCAAAGATATCGATGCTGGGACGATTATGAGCGGCTTAGAAATTCGTCCTGAAAAAGACGCTTTGATTTTGCGGCTTAACTATACTGATAGCGATCCAAAACGTGCACGTGAAGTTCTCAATGCTTTAGCTCAAACCTATGTCGAATATAGCTTAAAAGATCGACGGACTAAATCCAGTACTGCGATTAAGTTTATTCAGGATAAATTACCGCAAGTCAAACAGCAACTTGACAAGTCCGCCCTTGCTGTCACCCGATTTCGTAAAACCTATAACATTGTCGATCCTGAAACCTATGCGGCTGCAGTTTTTAAAATGCGTGAGGCTTTAGAGGTTCAAGCTCAAGAACTGCAAATTAAGATTGCACAAACCCAACAACAATATAAATCTCTTAGCCGCCAAGTTGGTAAATCCCCAGATGCTGCAATTAGTGGCGTGATTTTACAACAAGATACTCCCTATCAGTCACTAGTTAAGCAATTCCGAGAAGTTGAAACTAACTATTTTCTAGAGCGGACAAGATTTCGTGAAGATCATCCTACGGTTCAAGCTCTCAAGGATCGTCGTGATGAACTCTATAAACTATTGGAAATTCGTGCTCAGTCAGTAGTTGGCACTAGAGGTACCAACATTACCAATGAGCCGAATAGTCCCATACAACAAACTTTAGCCACTCAGTTATTTGAAGCCCAGACATCTCTGGCAGTGAATCAGGCTCAGTTAGAAAGTATTAGAGGTGCTCAGGCTGAAGTTGCTAAGGCTTTTTCACAAATTCCCCAAATACAACAAAAGTATATAGAAATCCAAAGAAAATTAGCTTTAGATACGTCTACTTATCAAAAATTAACTGAAAAATTGGAGGAATTGAGGATTTCCGAAGCTCAAGAGATCTCCTCATGGAGAATTTTAGAACCACCTCTGATTCCTACCCGACCATCATCACCTGATATTGAGAAAAGTTTAATTGCTGGCACTTTCATTGGATTAACCTTAGGCATCTTGTGTGCATTGCTATTTAATCGCCTCGATCAAAGGATTCGTGAGGTTGAGGAAGTCAAGGAAATCATTGATATTCCCTTGCTGGCTTCAGTTCCTTTGACTGAAGTAGCTTCTTTAAGTGCAATGGTAAGTCAGGGAATTTTGCCAACTAGCAGTTACTATGCTTTTAAAGAAGCATTGAGTTCACTAGCTTTAAATCTTCGCTATTTAGGTACTGATAATACGATGAAGGTAATAGCTTTTACCTCATCAGTACCATCTGAGGGTAAGAGTACATTGACCTATAATTTAGCAACAATTTTAGCAGCGCTAGGATATAAGGTGCTCTTAGTGGATGCAGATATGCGGAAGCCGACTGTTCATAAATTATCCAAGTTAAGTAATAAGTTTGGTTTATCAACGGCTCTCGCGACACCAAGCCCTTGGCAGGATCTAGTCCAGATTGCAGATGATAAGGGTAATTTGCATATTTTAGCATCAGGCTCACTACCGCCAAATCCCATGTTGTTATTGGAATCAACAAAGATGACTGCACTTTTGCAGGAATGGCGACAAGCCTATGACTATGTATTAGTAGACACTCCACCTGTGATTGGGATAACTGATGCTCAATGTTTAACTTCTAAGGTGGATACATTTATTCTAGTTGCTGCAATTAATCGTTCTACGAGAGGAGGTATCGCTCGTGCTTTAGAAGTCTTGGGAATCGCAAGAGCAAATGTGTCTGGTTTATTGATTAATATGATTGGTTCTTCGGATAGTGAATACCACTATGGATATTATGATCAGTATTATCTCAATCCCAAAGGACATGAAGAAGATCTTGAACCAGATTCAGAAGTAACTGCCATTAAAGTTGCTAAACAATAA